A window of Auraticoccus monumenti contains these coding sequences:
- a CDS encoding ABC transporter permease: MLVFIARRLAYAALTVVAVSLVAFFIIELAPGSAITAEISRLRAQGNVVSDAQVQALEEQYGINDPWIVKYGKWAGGLLTGDFGQSFAFREPVADLIWSRLGLSIALSVGAIIIAWAVAIPIGVYSATHRYSLPDNVITVIQFVGVAIPEFLLALAVMTAAVRWGGIEVGGLFSNEYRNAEWSAAKFADMLGHLWMPLVVITVGSTAWLTRVMRANLFDVLGQQYIQTARAKGVSESRVIWKHAVRNALHPLVMTFGTTLSALISGEAIVSIVFALPTTGQALLQSLIVKDTYVAATLLVFLSILLVIGNVISDLALAWIDPRARTAS, encoded by the coding sequence ATGCTCGTCTTCATCGCCCGGCGGCTGGCCTACGCCGCGCTGACCGTGGTCGCCGTCTCCTTGGTGGCGTTCTTCATCATCGAGCTGGCGCCCGGGTCGGCGATCACGGCCGAGATCTCCCGGCTCCGCGCCCAGGGCAACGTCGTCTCCGACGCGCAGGTCCAGGCCCTGGAGGAGCAGTACGGGATCAACGACCCCTGGATCGTCAAGTACGGCAAGTGGGCCGGCGGCCTCCTCACGGGCGACTTCGGCCAGTCCTTCGCCTTCCGGGAGCCGGTGGCCGACCTGATCTGGAGCCGGCTCGGGCTGTCGATCGCGCTGTCCGTCGGCGCGATCATCATCGCCTGGGCGGTCGCGATCCCCATCGGCGTGTACTCCGCGACCCACCGGTACAGCCTGCCCGACAACGTCATCACGGTGATCCAGTTCGTCGGGGTGGCCATCCCCGAGTTCCTGCTGGCCCTGGCGGTGATGACGGCCGCGGTGCGCTGGGGTGGGATAGAAGTCGGCGGGTTGTTCTCCAACGAGTACCGCAACGCGGAGTGGAGCGCTGCGAAGTTCGCCGACATGCTGGGCCACCTCTGGATGCCCCTGGTGGTGATCACGGTGGGGAGCACCGCCTGGCTCACCCGCGTGATGCGCGCGAACCTGTTCGACGTGCTGGGCCAGCAGTACATCCAGACCGCCCGTGCCAAGGGGGTCTCCGAGTCACGGGTGATCTGGAAGCACGCCGTGCGCAACGCCCTGCACCCCCTGGTGATGACGTTCGGGACCACCCTGTCGGCCCTGATCTCGGGCGAGGCGATCGTCTCGATCGTGTTCGCGCTGCCCACGACGGGCCAGGCGCTGCTGCAGAGCCTCATCGTCAAGGACACCTACGTGGCGGCGACCCTGCTGGTCTTCCTCTCGATCCTGCTGGTCATCGGGAACGTGATCTCCGATCTCGCCCTCGCCTGGATCGACCCACGAGCCCGGACAGCGAGCTAG
- a CDS encoding NUDIX domain-containing protein: MARGRITTMVDEQVRTPEGDTITRQYLLHPGAVGVIALDEQERVVLVRQYRHPVRHRLLEPPAGLLDVAEEDWLVGAQRELAEEAELAARDWRVLVDQFVSPGSTEESVRIYLARDLHPVDRPDGFVVEGEELDMDVVLAPLADLVAAVLAGRVQNPLAVAGVLATEVARRDGFASLRPADAPWPVRDSRP; encoded by the coding sequence ATGGCCCGCGGCCGGATCACCACCATGGTCGACGAGCAGGTGCGCACCCCCGAGGGGGACACCATCACCCGCCAGTACCTGCTGCACCCCGGTGCGGTCGGGGTGATCGCCCTGGACGAGCAGGAGCGGGTGGTGCTGGTGCGCCAGTACCGCCACCCCGTCCGCCATCGGCTGCTCGAGCCCCCGGCCGGTCTGCTCGACGTCGCCGAGGAGGACTGGCTGGTCGGCGCCCAGCGCGAGCTGGCCGAGGAGGCCGAGCTGGCCGCCCGCGACTGGCGGGTGCTGGTCGACCAGTTCGTCAGCCCGGGCAGCACCGAGGAGTCGGTGCGGATCTACCTGGCCCGCGACCTGCACCCGGTCGACCGCCCGGACGGGTTCGTGGTCGAGGGCGAGGAGCTCGACATGGACGTGGTGCTGGCCCCGCTGGCCGACCTCGTCGCCGCCGTCCTGGCCGGTCGGGTGCAGAACCCGCTGGCCGTCGCCGGCGTGCTGGCCACCGAGGTCGCCCGCCGCGACGGCTTCGCCTCGCTCCGCCCCGCCGACGCCCCCTGGCCGGTCCGCGACTCCCGGCCGTGA
- a CDS encoding ABC transporter substrate-binding protein, with translation MELPRLTRRSLLYGSAVVAGTAALAACTSGSNSPDPNQSGNAPSGGGSAAVGSATEPLPAPGTYQQAPNIDPSLPPVAERLPENPYVIPHNWATPGKYGGKLNLNTFSTTGTARADSNRNFFYGHSPLRYLNDGKDIAPGLVESWESNEDASEWTFYFRKGLKWSDGEPFTTENVMFWWDEFVIEQKMAVTPPDEARSGTGALAEFTAVDDTTLRMTFDAPAPLTADRMAMWVNGNIGKNGPIWVMPSHYLKQFHPDYGDDVPDDWDTVGGLMETKADWHRNPDCPTLIGYRCKSFDNTRGVVLERNPYYWAVMPNGDQLPYIDEIQISVVSDAEAGKLQVQQGSVDYTHGPFNQITLNDVQGIRDSAAQAGTEVVLWDSGSGTGSIFFLNYDYVDEELRDVIREPKFRQAISHAFNREAVRRSVYFNTGEATTGTLSPKAIEYQVDDTGRQAYSSWRDAYVAYDVEKAKQLLEEIGVTDADGDGMRELPGGGKLTLRLDTTADSSQEHKTKDNQLVSDLKAVGIEMRVNPIPPQSYDDEWKTGKLMGHSNWEVGDGPNHLVYPQWLVPLEFTRWAPLEGQWYQQLGTKTEGTEADVDPWERTPPRMEPEPDGPIQKLWDLYNASKVEPDELKRHQLVWDMIKIHISDGPFFIGSVANYPQVIVVKTDLKNVPRTENLAQGGMVNPWIHPTPAVYDPECYFWDNPDQHTT, from the coding sequence ATGGAGCTTCCTCGCCTCACCCGCCGCAGCCTTCTCTACGGCTCGGCCGTGGTGGCCGGTACAGCAGCCCTCGCCGCCTGCACCAGCGGCAGCAACAGCCCTGACCCGAACCAGTCGGGCAACGCGCCGTCGGGCGGGGGCTCGGCCGCGGTCGGCTCGGCCACCGAGCCGCTGCCCGCGCCGGGCACCTACCAGCAGGCGCCGAACATCGACCCGAGCCTGCCTCCGGTCGCGGAGCGGCTGCCCGAGAACCCCTACGTCATCCCGCACAACTGGGCGACCCCCGGCAAGTACGGCGGCAAGCTGAACCTCAACACCTTCTCCACGACCGGCACGGCCAGGGCCGACTCCAACCGCAACTTCTTCTACGGCCACTCCCCGCTGCGCTACCTCAACGACGGCAAGGACATCGCCCCCGGGCTGGTCGAGTCCTGGGAGTCCAACGAGGACGCCTCGGAGTGGACGTTCTACTTCCGCAAGGGCCTCAAGTGGTCCGACGGCGAGCCGTTCACCACCGAGAACGTCATGTTCTGGTGGGACGAGTTCGTCATCGAGCAGAAGATGGCCGTCACGCCGCCCGACGAGGCCCGGTCCGGCACGGGCGCCCTGGCCGAGTTCACCGCGGTGGACGACACCACGCTGAGGATGACCTTCGACGCACCGGCCCCGCTGACCGCGGACCGGATGGCGATGTGGGTGAACGGCAACATCGGCAAGAACGGTCCGATCTGGGTCATGCCCAGCCACTACCTCAAGCAGTTCCACCCCGACTACGGCGACGATGTGCCCGACGACTGGGACACCGTGGGCGGCCTGATGGAGACCAAGGCCGACTGGCACCGCAACCCGGACTGCCCGACCTTGATCGGCTACCGGTGCAAGTCCTTCGACAACACCAGGGGTGTCGTGCTCGAGCGCAACCCCTACTACTGGGCCGTGATGCCGAACGGGGACCAGCTGCCCTACATCGACGAGATCCAGATCAGCGTCGTCTCCGACGCCGAGGCCGGCAAGCTCCAGGTGCAGCAGGGCAGCGTGGACTACACCCACGGGCCGTTCAACCAGATCACGCTGAACGACGTCCAGGGCATCCGGGACAGCGCGGCGCAGGCCGGGACCGAGGTCGTGCTGTGGGACAGCGGGTCGGGCACCGGCTCGATCTTCTTCCTCAACTACGACTACGTCGACGAGGAGCTGCGCGACGTCATCCGGGAGCCGAAGTTCCGTCAGGCGATCTCGCACGCGTTCAACCGCGAGGCGGTCCGCCGGTCGGTCTACTTCAACACCGGCGAGGCGACCACCGGGACGCTGAGCCCGAAGGCGATCGAGTACCAGGTCGACGACACCGGCCGGCAGGCCTACAGCTCCTGGCGTGACGCCTACGTCGCCTACGACGTGGAGAAGGCCAAGCAGCTGCTGGAGGAGATCGGGGTGACCGACGCCGACGGCGACGGGATGCGCGAGCTGCCCGGCGGCGGCAAGCTGACGCTGCGGCTGGACACGACCGCCGACTCCTCCCAGGAGCACAAGACCAAGGACAACCAGCTGGTCTCCGACCTCAAGGCCGTCGGCATCGAGATGCGGGTCAACCCCATCCCTCCGCAGAGCTACGACGACGAGTGGAAGACCGGCAAGCTGATGGGCCACAGCAACTGGGAGGTCGGGGACGGCCCGAACCACCTGGTGTACCCGCAGTGGCTGGTGCCCCTGGAGTTCACCCGCTGGGCCCCGCTGGAGGGTCAGTGGTACCAGCAGCTGGGCACCAAGACCGAGGGGACCGAGGCCGACGTCGACCCCTGGGAGCGGACACCGCCGCGGATGGAGCCGGAGCCGGACGGGCCCATCCAGAAGCTGTGGGACCTGTACAACGCCAGCAAGGTCGAGCCGGACGAGCTGAAGCGGCACCAGCTGGTGTGGGACATGATCAAGATCCACATCTCCGACGGCCCGTTCTTCATCGGGTCGGTGGCCAACTACCCGCAGGTCATCGTGGTGAAGACGGATCTGAAGAACGTCCCGCGCACGGAGAACCTCGCGCAGGGCGGGATGGTCAACCCGTGGATCCACCCGACGCCGGCGGTCTACGACCCCGAGTGCTACTTCTGGGACAACCCCGACCAGCACACCACCTGA
- a CDS encoding ABC transporter permease: MTATAQISGAGLDEGTSQGTGAPGTGGPAAQDSKIGEVSQRSLMVRRFKRSKLAVASLVILILMYLGALFAGFLSPSDPAAVNQEFKYAAPSSWTWSGGPAVCRTTQEIDPINISTTYVTNCDDPIQLQFFSRGYEYELFGFIPTDRHLFTVPEGRVLVFGADGNGRDLFSRTIHGAQVSLTIGLLGVIVATVLGSVLGTISGYAGGATDTVIQRVIEVIMSVPTIPLWATMAAVMPQDLSVTQRYFVMTMILSLVAWTGLARQVRGKVMGYASADYVAAARSANASGFRIVTTHLLPNAASHIVAVSMLAIPATILAETALSFLGIGMLDPAISWGVLLQDASRIDVLQQYPWVLIPGVAVVLAITCFQLLGDGVRDAVDPYS, from the coding sequence ATGACGGCAACAGCTCAGATCTCCGGGGCGGGGCTCGACGAGGGCACGTCCCAGGGCACCGGCGCACCGGGCACCGGCGGACCGGCGGCGCAGGACAGCAAGATCGGTGAGGTCTCCCAGCGCAGCCTCATGGTGCGTCGCTTCAAGCGGAGCAAGCTCGCGGTCGCGAGCCTGGTCATCCTGATCCTGATGTACCTCGGGGCCCTCTTCGCCGGCTTCCTCTCGCCCAGCGACCCGGCGGCGGTGAACCAGGAGTTCAAGTACGCCGCGCCCAGCTCGTGGACGTGGTCCGGCGGGCCGGCGGTCTGCCGGACCACCCAGGAGATCGACCCGATCAACATCTCCACGACCTACGTCACCAACTGCGACGACCCGATCCAACTGCAGTTCTTCAGCAGGGGGTACGAGTACGAGCTGTTCGGCTTCATCCCGACCGACCGCCACCTCTTCACGGTGCCCGAGGGCCGCGTCCTGGTCTTCGGGGCGGACGGCAACGGCCGCGACCTCTTCAGCCGCACGATCCACGGTGCCCAGGTCTCGCTGACCATCGGCCTGCTCGGGGTCATCGTGGCGACCGTCCTCGGGTCGGTCCTCGGAACCATCTCCGGCTACGCCGGCGGGGCGACCGACACCGTGATCCAGCGCGTCATCGAGGTCATCATGTCGGTCCCGACCATCCCGCTGTGGGCCACCATGGCCGCCGTCATGCCGCAGGACCTCTCGGTCACCCAGCGGTACTTCGTGATGACGATGATCTTGTCCCTGGTGGCCTGGACAGGTCTGGCCAGGCAGGTGCGCGGCAAGGTGATGGGGTACGCCTCGGCCGACTACGTCGCCGCGGCCCGGTCGGCGAACGCGTCGGGGTTCCGGATCGTGACCACCCACCTGCTGCCCAACGCGGCCAGCCACATCGTGGCCGTGTCGATGCTGGCGATCCCGGCCACCATCCTCGCCGAGACGGCCCTGTCCTTCCTCGGCATCGGCATGCTCGACCCGGCGATCAGCTGGGGTGTGCTGCTGCAGGACGCGTCGCGCATCGACGTGCTGCAGCAGTACCCGTGGGTGCTCATCCCCGGCGTCGCCGTGGTCCTCGCCATCACCTGCTTCCAGCTGCTCGGCGACGGCGTGCGCGATGCCGTCGACCCGTACAGCTGA
- the recN gene encoding DNA repair protein RecN, which yields MITDLAIADLGVIDAAQLELHPGLTVVTGETGAGKTMVVTGLGLLLGGRADRAAVRVGAERARVEGRFTSLAPTLAERVHEHGGELEDEDGDEPGELLVTRQLSASGRSRCWLGGAQVTANQCAEVASELIAIHGQSEQVRLQRADRQRELLDTAAGAGLAEVLEDYRGCWSHRREVERELTRLREEAMARAREIDLLTFGLDEIEVVDPQPQEDAQLAAEAARLQAVDELRASARTALVALAGDEESLEPVDALGRTQLARKALAELSATDPSTSGLLERATEAEALLADLAADVSTHLDRLEADPARLEAVMQRMALLGGLTRKYGSDVDQVLVWSQQSAARLTELQGSDARIGELETELQAAEQRLAELGARLSGLRAVAAEELATRCVAELTALAMPHARLRFELSPLEEPGPHGLEAVQLLFSANPGSEPGPLGKVASGGELSRVRLALEVVMALGRDDDGALPASRPTLVFDEVDAGVGGRVAVEIGRRLAVLARHAQVVVVTHLAQVAAFADRHFVVAKSDDGQVTTSGVHRVESTERAAELARMMAGLESSETSLAHARELLELAGQGR from the coding sequence GTGATCACCGATCTCGCCATCGCCGACCTCGGCGTGATCGACGCCGCCCAGCTCGAGCTGCACCCCGGCCTCACCGTGGTCACCGGTGAGACGGGAGCGGGCAAGACCATGGTCGTCACCGGTCTCGGGCTGCTGCTCGGGGGCCGGGCCGACCGGGCCGCGGTGCGGGTCGGGGCCGAGCGCGCCCGGGTGGAGGGCCGGTTCACCTCGCTGGCGCCCACCCTGGCCGAGAGGGTGCACGAGCACGGTGGTGAGCTGGAGGACGAGGACGGGGACGAGCCCGGCGAGCTGCTGGTCACCCGCCAGCTCTCGGCCAGCGGACGCTCCCGGTGCTGGCTGGGTGGTGCCCAGGTGACGGCCAACCAGTGCGCCGAGGTGGCCTCGGAGCTGATCGCCATCCACGGCCAGTCCGAGCAGGTCCGGCTGCAGCGCGCGGACCGCCAGCGCGAGCTGCTGGACACCGCCGCCGGCGCGGGGCTGGCGGAGGTCCTCGAGGACTACCGCGGCTGCTGGAGCCACCGCCGCGAGGTCGAGCGCGAGCTGACCCGGCTGCGCGAGGAGGCCATGGCCCGCGCCCGGGAGATCGACCTGCTGACCTTCGGGCTGGACGAGATCGAGGTCGTCGACCCGCAGCCGCAGGAGGACGCCCAGCTGGCCGCCGAGGCCGCCCGGCTGCAGGCCGTGGACGAGCTCCGCGCCTCGGCCCGGACGGCGCTGGTCGCCCTCGCCGGGGACGAGGAGTCCCTGGAGCCGGTCGACGCCCTCGGTCGCACCCAGCTGGCCCGCAAGGCCCTGGCCGAGCTGTCCGCCACCGACCCCTCGACGTCCGGGCTGCTCGAGCGGGCCACCGAGGCCGAGGCCCTGCTGGCCGACCTCGCCGCCGACGTCTCCACCCACCTCGACCGGCTGGAGGCCGACCCGGCCCGCCTCGAGGCCGTGATGCAGCGGATGGCCCTGCTGGGCGGGCTCACCCGCAAGTACGGCAGCGACGTCGACCAGGTGCTGGTCTGGTCCCAGCAGTCCGCCGCCCGGCTGACCGAGCTGCAGGGCAGCGACGCCCGCATCGGCGAGCTGGAGACCGAGCTGCAGGCGGCCGAGCAGCGGCTCGCCGAGCTGGGAGCCCGGCTCAGCGGGCTCCGGGCCGTGGCGGCGGAGGAGCTGGCCACCCGCTGCGTCGCCGAGCTCACCGCGCTGGCCATGCCGCACGCCCGGCTGCGGTTCGAGCTGAGCCCGCTGGAGGAGCCCGGCCCGCACGGGCTGGAGGCGGTGCAGCTGCTCTTCTCCGCCAACCCCGGCAGCGAACCCGGCCCGCTGGGCAAGGTCGCCTCCGGCGGTGAGCTCTCCCGGGTCCGGCTGGCGCTGGAGGTCGTGATGGCGCTGGGTCGCGACGACGACGGGGCGCTGCCGGCCTCCCGTCCCACCCTGGTCTTCGACGAGGTCGACGCCGGCGTCGGTGGCCGGGTCGCGGTGGAGATCGGCCGCCGGCTGGCCGTGCTGGCCCGCCACGCCCAGGTGGTGGTGGTCACCCACCTTGCCCAGGTGGCCGCCTTCGCCGACCGGCACTTCGTGGTGGCCAAGTCCGACGACGGCCAGGTCACCACCTCCGGCGTGCACCGGGTCGAGTCCACCGAGCGCGCCGCCGAGCTGGCCCGGATGATGGCGGGGCTGGAGAGCAGCGAGACCTCGCTGGCCCACGCCCGGGAGCTGCTCGAGCTGGCGGGGCAGGGCCGGTGA
- a CDS encoding site-specific tyrosine recombinase XerD, translating to MTRFVRGFLDHLSVERGMSTHTVQAYRRDLSRYLDHLAARGTTDPAGIDPEAVTSFAQRLQTGWTDADGARHAGLARASVARAVVAVRSLHRFGVEERVTLDNPAAAVQPPSGGRRLPKALPLSQVQALLDAVDRSTPTGLRDAALLELLYGTGARISEVVALDVDDVARLVEPDADPRQGLRLIGKGDKERMVPLGSYARRAVSDWLVRGRPALAAAGSPGPALLLNTRGGRLSRQSAWALLRSAATRAGLDVEISPHTLRHSFATHLLDGGADVRVVQELLGHASVTTTQIYTLVTVDHLREVYLGAHPRAR from the coding sequence TTGACCCGTTTCGTCCGCGGCTTCCTGGACCACCTGTCGGTGGAGCGGGGCATGTCCACCCACACCGTGCAGGCCTACCGGCGCGACCTCAGCCGCTACCTGGACCACCTCGCCGCCCGCGGCACCACCGACCCGGCCGGGATCGACCCGGAGGCCGTCACCTCCTTCGCCCAGCGGCTGCAGACCGGCTGGACCGACGCCGACGGCGCCCGCCACGCCGGGCTGGCCCGGGCCAGCGTCGCCCGGGCGGTCGTGGCGGTCCGCAGCCTGCACCGCTTCGGGGTCGAGGAGCGGGTCACCCTGGACAACCCGGCGGCGGCCGTCCAGCCCCCCAGCGGCGGCCGGCGCCTGCCCAAGGCCCTCCCGCTCAGCCAGGTGCAGGCCCTGCTGGACGCGGTCGACCGCAGCACCCCCACCGGGCTGCGTGACGCCGCCCTGCTGGAGCTCCTCTACGGCACCGGTGCCCGGATCAGCGAGGTGGTCGCCCTCGACGTCGACGACGTGGCCCGCCTGGTCGAGCCCGACGCCGACCCGCGCCAGGGGCTCCGCCTGATCGGCAAGGGGGACAAGGAGCGGATGGTGCCGCTCGGCTCCTACGCCCGGCGCGCGGTCTCGGACTGGCTGGTCCGCGGACGTCCCGCACTGGCCGCCGCCGGCTCACCGGGACCGGCCCTGCTGCTCAACACCCGCGGGGGGCGACTCTCCCGGCAGAGCGCCTGGGCCCTGCTGCGCTCCGCCGCCACCCGGGCCGGGCTGGACGTCGAGATCTCCCCGCACACGCTGCGGCACTCCTTCGCCACCCACCTCCTCGACGGCGGCGCCGACGTCCGGGTGGTGCAGGAGCTCCTCGGCCACGCCTCGGTCACCACCACCCAGATCTACACCCTGGTGACCGTGGACCACCTGCGCGAGGTCTACCTCGGCGCCCACCCGCGGGCCCGCTGA
- a CDS encoding CTP synthase has translation MSQTTTKHVFVTGGVVSSLGKGLTASSLGSLLIARGLRVTMQKLDPYLNVDPGTMNPFQHGEVFVTEDGAETDLDIGHYERFLDVNLNADANVTTGKVYSSVIAKERRGDYLGDTVQVIPHITNEIKESMLAMGGPGIDVVIHEIGGTVGDIESLPFLEAARQVRRDIGRSHVFFLHVSLIPYIGPAGELKTKPTQHSVARLREVGIQPDAIVCRSDREVPDSVKRKLALACDVDEEAVAVAVDASSIYAIPRVLHSEGLDAYLVRRLDLSFRDVDWTRWNDLLDRVENPVEDVTIALVGKYIDLPDAYLSVVEALRAGGFANRARVQVKWVPSDDCATEAGADAALGDVDGVCIPGGFGIRGVEGKVGAVKYARENQIPILGLCLGLQVMVIETARHLAGLEGAASTEFEGDAEHPVIATMAEQVAIIDGQGDLGGSMRLGSYPATLASGSVVARLYGAQRVEERHRHRYEVNNAYRRQLEESGLVISGTSPDATLVEFIELPADVHPFFVATQAHPELKSRPTNAHPLFRGLVKAAVARRRGTRLPVDGR, from the coding sequence GTGAGCCAAACGACCACCAAGCACGTCTTCGTCACCGGAGGCGTCGTGTCCTCCCTCGGCAAGGGGCTCACCGCCTCCAGCCTCGGCAGCCTGCTGATCGCCCGCGGTCTCCGCGTCACCATGCAGAAGCTCGACCCGTACCTCAACGTGGACCCGGGCACCATGAACCCGTTCCAGCACGGCGAGGTCTTCGTCACCGAGGACGGCGCCGAGACCGACCTGGACATCGGCCACTACGAGCGCTTCCTCGACGTCAACCTCAACGCCGACGCCAACGTCACCACGGGCAAGGTGTACTCCTCGGTGATCGCCAAGGAGCGCCGCGGTGACTACCTCGGTGACACGGTGCAGGTGATCCCGCACATCACCAACGAGATCAAGGAGTCCATGCTCGCCATGGGCGGGCCCGGCATCGACGTGGTGATCCACGAGATCGGCGGCACCGTCGGCGACATCGAGTCCCTGCCCTTCCTCGAGGCCGCGCGCCAGGTCCGCCGCGACATCGGCCGCAGCCACGTCTTCTTCCTGCACGTCTCGCTGATCCCCTACATCGGCCCCGCCGGGGAGCTCAAGACCAAGCCGACCCAGCACTCGGTGGCCCGGCTGCGCGAGGTGGGTATCCAGCCCGACGCCATCGTCTGCCGCAGCGACCGCGAGGTGCCGGACTCGGTCAAGCGCAAGCTCGCGCTGGCCTGCGACGTCGACGAGGAGGCCGTGGCCGTGGCCGTCGACGCCTCCAGCATCTACGCCATCCCGCGGGTGCTGCACTCCGAGGGCCTGGACGCCTACCTGGTGCGCCGGCTCGACCTCTCCTTCCGCGACGTGGACTGGACCCGCTGGAACGACCTGCTGGACCGGGTCGAGAACCCGGTCGAGGACGTCACCATCGCCCTGGTCGGCAAGTACATCGACCTGCCCGACGCCTACCTCTCGGTGGTCGAGGCGCTGCGCGCCGGCGGGTTCGCCAACCGGGCCCGCGTCCAGGTGAAGTGGGTGCCGTCGGACGACTGCGCCACCGAGGCCGGGGCCGACGCCGCGCTGGGCGACGTCGACGGCGTCTGCATCCCCGGCGGGTTCGGGATCCGCGGGGTCGAGGGGAAGGTCGGGGCGGTCAAGTACGCCCGGGAGAACCAGATCCCGATCCTGGGGCTGTGCCTCGGGCTGCAGGTGATGGTGATCGAGACCGCCCGCCACCTGGCCGGCCTCGAGGGTGCCGCCTCCACCGAGTTCGAGGGCGACGCGGAGCACCCGGTGATCGCCACGATGGCCGAGCAGGTCGCCATCATCGACGGCCAGGGCGACCTGGGCGGCTCGATGCGGCTCGGCTCCTACCCGGCCACCCTGGCCTCGGGCAGCGTGGTGGCCCGGCTCTACGGCGCCCAGCGGGTCGAGGAGCGCCACCGCCACCGCTACGAGGTCAACAACGCCTACCGCCGCCAGCTGGAGGAGTCCGGCCTGGTGATCAGCGGCACGTCGCCGGACGCCACCCTGGTGGAGTTCATCGAGCTGCCCGCCGACGTGCACCCCTTCTTCGTGGCCACCCAGGCCCACCCCGAGCTCAAGTCCCGCCCGACCAACGCCCACCCGCTGTTCCGCGGCCTGGTGAAGGCCGCGGTGGCCCGCCGGCGAGGCACCCGGTTGCCGGTGGACGGGCGATGA
- a CDS encoding ABC transporter ATP-binding protein translates to MTTSTEHPEDVIVSVQDLQVEFKTTLGVVRALNGVSFDIPRGKVVGIVGESGCGKSVTARAIMQIIEHPGKITNGSIEFHRQGGDRATSQLLAEDGAGADDAVTASGGVDITRLNPRSAAMRAIRGAEIAMIFQEPMTSLNPVYTVGSQIEEAILLHQTPDKEKARQQAVDMLRQVGMPNPERIAKSYPHQLSGGMRQRAMIAMAMSCHPALLIADEPTTALDVTTEAQILALMRKLKDEIGMSIMFITHSMGVVAQLCDEVIVMYLGQVVERASVDEIFYNPKHPYTRSLLRSIPRIGMAEHTPLEVIKGSIPDPYTQVTGCSFHPRCPDYLGDVCRDTIPAEALLAGPTPHGAKCHLYTDEGRAALAAPATTRG, encoded by the coding sequence GTGACCACGAGCACCGAGCACCCCGAGGACGTCATCGTCTCGGTCCAGGACCTGCAGGTGGAGTTCAAGACCACCCTCGGCGTGGTCCGCGCGCTCAACGGCGTGAGCTTCGACATCCCGCGCGGCAAGGTGGTCGGGATCGTCGGTGAGAGCGGCTGCGGCAAGAGCGTCACCGCCCGCGCGATCATGCAGATCATCGAGCACCCGGGGAAGATCACGAACGGCTCGATCGAGTTCCACCGGCAGGGCGGCGACAGGGCGACGTCGCAGCTGCTGGCCGAGGACGGGGCCGGGGCGGACGACGCGGTGACGGCGTCCGGCGGGGTCGACATCACCCGGCTGAACCCGCGCAGCGCAGCGATGCGGGCGATCCGCGGTGCCGAGATCGCGATGATCTTCCAGGAGCCGATGACCTCGCTCAACCCCGTGTACACGGTCGGGTCGCAGATCGAGGAGGCGATCCTGCTGCACCAGACGCCGGACAAGGAGAAGGCGCGTCAGCAGGCGGTCGACATGCTCCGCCAGGTCGGCATGCCCAACCCCGAACGGATCGCCAAGTCCTACCCGCACCAGCTCTCCGGTGGCATGCGGCAGCGGGCCATGATCGCGATGGCGATGTCCTGCCACCCCGCGCTGCTCATCGCCGACGAGCCGACGACCGCGCTGGACGTCACGACCGAGGCCCAGATCCTGGCGCTGATGCGCAAGCTCAAGGACGAGATCGGCATGTCCATCATGTTCATCACCCACAGCATGGGTGTCGTGGCGCAGCTCTGCGACGAGGTCATCGTGATGTACCTCGGCCAGGTGGTGGAGCGGGCGTCGGTGGACGAGATCTTCTACAACCCCAAGCACCCCTACACGCGCTCGCTGCTGCGCTCCATCCCGCGGATCGGCATGGCCGAGCACACACCGCTCGAGGTGATCAAGGGCTCGATCCCCGACCCGTACACCCAGGTCACGGGGTGCAGCTTCCACCCCCGCTGCCCGGACTACCTCGGCGACGTGTGCCGCGACACCATCCCGGCCGAGGCACTCCTCGCCGGCCCGACCCCGCACGGGGCGAAGTGCCACCTGTACACCGACGAGGGACGGGCCGCGCTCGCGGCGCCGGCCACCACGAGGGGATGA